The genomic region TCGATCGGCTTGGTCGCGAACGCGTCGCAGCCTGCCTCGATGCAGCGCTGGCGCTCGGAAGGCAGCGCGTGCGCGGTGAGCGCGATGATCGGGGCGGTATAGCCGTGGTCACGCAGCTGACGCGTTGCGGCGTAGCCGTCGAGCACCGGCATCTGCACGTCCATGAGCACGACCACGAAGGGCGTTCCCTCGTCCGCGGCGGCGAGCGCGAGCTCCACGCCGACCAGACCGTTCTCGGCCACGCTCACTTCGTAGCCTGCACGCTCGAGCACGTGGCGGATCACCCGCTGGTTGTCGGGGCCGTCCTCCACCACGAGCACCTTGCCGTGCGCGCGCAGCTCGCGCAGCGCGGCGCGGAAGCCGCCGGTCGACGGCGTGTCCGGATCGTCCGACGCGTCGCCCTCGGCGGACTGCGCGGGCAGGCGCACGCGGAACGTGCTGCCGCCACTCACCACGCTGGTGGCGGTGATCGCGCCGCCGAGTCTCTCGACCAGTCTCTTGGTGATCGCGAGCCCGAGGCCCGTGCCGCCGAAGCGGCGCGTCATCGAGCTGTCGCCCTGGCGGAACGGCTCGAAGATCTGCGCCAGCACGTCGGGCGCGATGCCGATGCCCGTGTCCTCGACGTCGATCTCCAGCGTCTGGTCGAGTGAGTCGAAGCGCAGCCGGATCGCCACGTGACCCGCCGACGTGAACTTCACCGCGTTCCCGATCAGGTTGAGCAGGATCTGGCGCAGGCGCACGGGGTCGGAGAGCAGCCGCTCCGGCACCTGCGCATCGAGGTCGAGCTTGAGCGCGATGCCCTTGTCGGCCGCGCGCGGGCGCAGGAGCTCCGCCACGTCGGACACGATGCGCCGCGGCGAGCACGGCAGGTTCTCGATCTCGAGCCGGTTCGCCTCGATCTTCGAGAAGTCGAGAATGTCGTTCAGGATCTCGAGCAAGTAGGCGCCGTTGCGGCGGATCGTCCGCAGCGCCTCGAGCCGTTCGGTGGCCGTGGCGACCCCGCCGTCCTCCATCAGGATGTCGGTGAAGCCGAGGATCGCGGTCATCGGCGTGCGGATCTCGTGACTCATGTTGGCCAGGAACTCGGTCTTGGCCGCGGCCGCGCGCTCGGCCTTGCGCCGCGCGCGCTCGAGGTCGGAGTTGGCGCGCTCGAGCGCGCGCGCATAGCCGCGCAGCCGCTGCTCCTCGCGGCGCCGGCGCTCGATGTTGCGCAGCACCACGGTGCGCAGCTCCTCGCCCGCCAGCCGGAACACGCCGATCGTGACCGCCACGTGCACCGTCTCGCCGCTCTTCAGCGCCGCCGCCAGCTCCAGGTTCGCGCGCCGGCGGTAGGTCTCCGCGGCGTCGCCCTCGCCCAGCTCGGCGGCCGCGCGCTCGAGGTCGGGCAGGAGCTGCGAGATCGAGGCGCGCGAGAGACCGTGCGCGTCGGTCTGGAACAGCTCGCAGGCGGCGCC from Myxococcota bacterium harbors:
- a CDS encoding ATP-binding protein: MKQRTPRRSKGEQRARALLEQTASASGESFFPALVRGLAQALGTRFAVVAMVRGEDELECLAFWDGKRVTRGARYRLSETPCGVAAAEGYCELNDGVPAKYPNAAMLIELGVRGYVGHAIHSQDGRLLGVLVAMHDAPLPASARDRALLQSSATRAGLELAQMRSSAALEASEALTRGILESMRDAILVVRTDGTVAFHNGAACELFQTDAHGLSRASISQLLPDLERAAAELGEGDAAETYRRRANLELAAALKSGETVHVAVTIGVFRLAGEELRTVVLRNIERRRREEQRLRGYARALERANSDLERARRKAERAAAAKTEFLANMSHEIRTPMTAILGFTDILMEDGGVATATERLEALRTIRRNGAYLLEILNDILDFSKIEANRLEIENLPCSPRRIVSDVAELLRPRAADKGIALKLDLDAQVPERLLSDPVRLRQILLNLIGNAVKFTSAGHVAIRLRFDSLDQTLEIDVEDTGIGIAPDVLAQIFEPFRQGDSSMTRRFGGTGLGLAITKRLVERLGGAITATSVVSGGSTFRVRLPAQSAEGDASDDPDTPSTGGFRAALRELRAHGKVLVVEDGPDNQRVIRHVLERAGYEVSVAENGLVGVELALAAADEGTPFVVVLMDVQMPVLDGYAATRQLRDHGYTAPIIALTAHALPSERQRCIEAGCDAFATKPIERLALLETIAQHTSKAAGG